The Polypterus senegalus isolate Bchr_013 chromosome 1, ASM1683550v1, whole genome shotgun sequence genome includes a window with the following:
- the LOC120537453 gene encoding receptor-type tyrosine-protein phosphatase eta-like, producing MNVTTSLTFANLTGLTPGSMYTLQVVALAEDNVTEGDGVAITGFTKPDVVNNLVIINITTSSLSLSWTPSNGNIGSYIVNVTGSTVMNVTTTSAFANLTGLIPGSMYTLQVVALAQDNMTKGDAVVIAAFTKPSTVSNLNIGNSNTTSIFLSWSPPSGSAASYRVEVTGVSVTNMTTNSAFATVTGLTPGSMYTLNVLALAGDSVTQGDPVTITTYTKPGTVSNLYVSDIKSTSISLSWSPPGGNVASYKVVVTGATATNVTTASNFAIVTGLTQGSMYTLKVLALAGDNVTQGDAVTITAYTSKFC from the exons ATGAATGTGACCACAAGTTTGACATTTGCTAATCTAACTGGACTAACACCTGGAAGCATGTATACCCTCCAAGTTGTGGCCTTGGCTGAGGACAATGTGACTGAAGGAGATGGAGTGGCAATCACGGGTTTCACAA aGCCTGATGTGGTTAACAATTTGGTGATCATTAATATCACCACTAGCTCCCTTTCTCTCAGCTGGACACCATCAAATGGCAACATTGGAAGCTACATAGTTAATGTTACTGGATCCACAGTGATGAATGTGACCACAACTTCGGCATTTGCTAATCTAACTGGACTAATACCCGGAAGCATGTATACCCTCCAAGTTGTGGCCTTGGCTCAGGACAATATGACTAAAGGAGATGCAGTGGTAATCGCAGCATTCACAA AACCCAGCACAGTTAGCAATTTAAATATTGGTAACAGCAACACTACCTCCATTTTTCTTAGCTGGTCACCACCCAGTGGAAGTGCAGCCAGCTACAGAGTGGAAGTCACTGGAGTGTCTGTCACTAACATGACCACTAACTCAGCCTTTGCTACTGTGACTGGATTGACACCAGGGAGCATGTATACACTGAATGTTTTGGCCTTGGCTGGGGACAGTGTGACGCAAGGAGATCCAGTAACAATTACAACTTATAcaa AACCCGGTACAGTTAGCAATTTATATGTCTCTGACATCAAAAGTACCTCCATTTCTCTCAGCTGGTCTCCCCCAGGTGGAAATGTGGCCAGCTACAAAGTGGTAGTTACTGGAGCAACAGCCACCAATGTAACAACAGCCTCAAACTTTGCTATTGTAACTGGACTAACACAAGGGAGCATGTATACACTGAAGGTTTTGGCCTTGGCTGGGGACAATGTGACACAAGGAGATGCAGTGACAATAACGGCTTATACAAGTAAGTTCTGCTAG